One segment of Halalkalicoccus tibetensis DNA contains the following:
- a CDS encoding M20 family metallopeptidase, with protein sequence MSFDPIDFLERAVDIPSNEGVGGMRDFLCETLAEHGVEPRVDEAGNVIASRGEGSPHTLLNTHIDTVSPHVPFERDGDVIRGRGSCDAKGPLAAMLAAFLACEPEGRVTLAVTPDEETLSRGAYALSLGFDRCIVGEPTGLDVCTAAKGRFQGTLSVRGENAHAAEPETGHNAVSDAGRVLLALEEFDADAEPHPQLGGPTLTPTLIEGGSATNQVPADCRITLDRRSVPPETAAGFAEALAAHLEERVPDVDADFRFTERETPFLEAFETDPSEAVVEALRAAGAGEVRPFTAATEASYFASEAPTVVFGPGVLADEAGAVAHGDREYVRVERVRRAAEVLGDALARLH encoded by the coding sequence GTGAGCTTCGACCCGATCGACTTTCTCGAGCGAGCAGTGGACATCCCCTCGAACGAGGGCGTCGGCGGGATGCGCGACTTTCTGTGTGAAACCCTCGCCGAGCACGGCGTCGAGCCCCGCGTCGATGAGGCCGGCAACGTGATCGCCTCGCGGGGCGAGGGTTCTCCCCACACCCTGCTGAACACCCACATCGACACCGTCTCGCCGCACGTCCCCTTCGAGCGCGACGGCGACGTGATACGCGGGCGAGGGTCCTGTGACGCGAAGGGCCCGCTCGCGGCGATGCTCGCGGCGTTTCTCGCTTGCGAGCCCGAGGGGCGGGTGACCCTCGCGGTCACGCCCGACGAGGAGACGCTTTCGAGGGGCGCGTACGCCCTCTCGCTCGGGTTCGACCGGTGTATCGTCGGCGAGCCGACAGGGTTGGATGTCTGTACCGCCGCGAAGGGCCGCTTCCAGGGCACCCTCTCCGTTCGCGGGGAGAACGCTCACGCCGCCGAGCCCGAGACGGGCCACAACGCCGTCTCCGACGCGGGGCGGGTGCTTCTCGCCCTCGAGGAGTTCGACGCCGACGCCGAGCCCCATCCCCAACTCGGGGGCCCGACGCTCACGCCGACGCTGATCGAGGGCGGGTCGGCGACCAACCAGGTGCCCGCCGACTGCCGGATCACCCTCGACCGACGGAGCGTCCCGCCCGAGACGGCGGCGGGGTTCGCCGAAGCCCTCGCCGCCCATCTCGAGGAACGGGTCCCCGACGTCGACGCCGACTTCCGCTTTACCGAGCGCGAGACGCCCTTTCTGGAGGCGTTCGAGACCGACCCCAGCGAGGCGGTCGTCGAGGCGCTGCGGGCCGCGGGCGCCGGCGAGGTCCGTCCGTTCACGGCCGCGACCGAGGCCTCGTACTTCGCGAGCGAGGCGCCCACCGTCGTCTTCGGCCCCGGCGTGCTCGCCGACGAGGCGGGTGCGGTCGCCCACGGCGATCGGGAGTACGTCCGGGTCGAGCGGGTTCGGCGGGCGGCCGAGGTCCTCGGGGACGCGCTCGCCCGGCTGCACTGA
- the dapF gene encoding diaminopimelate epimerase, with the protein MAVAFEKYHGTGNDFLVCEADEPVDDWGAFAIEHCDRETGVEAGERRGADGVLVLSIEDGRVRMRLYQPDGGTAAMCGNGARCAARWAARRLRRLDTRERPEAASGARRLGADAFAIDTPAGERRARVDKETIEIEMGVPSFDPGDVPLAREEPLIREDVEGYEVTAVNTGVPHAVVFVDDVSTTDLETMAPPVRHAEVFPEGANVNLAERTDGGFEGRTFERGVEGETRSCGTGAVAIAAVARRLGLVERERVSVSPPGGDLEVRVPDDGPATLSGPVEFEGRGEVPTP; encoded by the coding sequence ATGGCTGTAGCCTTCGAGAAGTACCACGGGACGGGCAACGACTTCCTCGTCTGTGAGGCTGACGAACCGGTCGACGACTGGGGCGCGTTCGCCATCGAGCACTGCGACCGCGAGACGGGCGTCGAGGCCGGCGAGCGCCGCGGCGCCGACGGCGTACTGGTCCTCTCGATCGAGGATGGTCGAGTTCGGATGCGCCTCTATCAGCCCGACGGCGGCACCGCGGCGATGTGTGGCAACGGCGCGCGCTGTGCGGCACGGTGGGCAGCGAGGCGACTTCGTCGCCTCGATACGCGCGAGCGGCCGGAGGCCGCGAGCGGAGCGAGACGGCTCGGAGCGGACGCGTTCGCCATCGACACGCCGGCGGGCGAGCGTCGGGCCCGCGTGGACAAGGAGACGATCGAGATCGAGATGGGCGTCCCCTCCTTCGACCCCGGCGACGTCCCGCTCGCGCGAGAGGAGCCGTTGATCCGCGAGGACGTGGAGGGCTATGAAGTCACGGCGGTCAATACGGGGGTTCCTCACGCCGTCGTCTTCGTCGACGACGTTTCGACTACCGACCTCGAGACGATGGCCCCGCCCGTTCGCCACGCCGAGGTCTTCCCCGAGGGCGCGAACGTGAACCTCGCAGAGCGCACCGACGGCGGGTTCGAGGGACGGACCTTCGAGCGGGGCGTCGAGGGCGAGACCCGCTCGTGTGGTACCGGCGCGGTCGCCATCGCGGCGGTCGCCCGCAGGCTGGGACTCGTCGAGCGCGAACGGGTGTCGGTCTCGCCACCGGGAGGCGATCTCGAGGTGCGGGTGCCCGACGACGGGCCGGCCACCCTCTCGGGCCCCGTCGAGTTCGAAGGACGGGGCGAGGTGCCGACGCCGTGA
- the lysA gene encoding diaminopimelate decarboxylase — translation MSSAVWRLADWDAGRLAELADTHGTPLYVQDLERVRENYARMADAFPESEVMYAAKANTAEAVLTTLVEAGAGIECASAGEVERALSAGAPPERVQYTAVNPPADDLDYAVRTAREHPELTITAGARDTIDRLAERGFSGRLCLRVNPGVGAGHHEKVSTGANAKFGVPIERAPELLAEADERGFDVVGIHAHAGSGISGEDLAAHRELVSRMGELARETAPDLEFVDIGGGFGVPYREDEEPLDLAAVADATREALGEVDATLVVEPGRYLVADAGVLLTRVNTVKPAGDERVVGVDAGMTHLARPAMYDAHHAIRSLADTGDRGIVEATVTGPICESGDVFGSYALPNPARGDLLAIGNAGAYGYEMASQYNSRPRPATVVLDGEESAVDRRRETIEDVMRLDRGAPWL, via the coding sequence ATGAGCTCGGCGGTATGGCGGCTCGCCGACTGGGACGCCGGCCGATTAGCGGAGCTCGCGGATACCCATGGAACGCCGCTGTACGTCCAGGACCTCGAACGGGTCCGCGAGAACTACGCGCGGATGGCCGACGCCTTTCCCGAGAGCGAGGTCATGTACGCGGCGAAGGCCAACACAGCCGAGGCGGTGCTGACGACGCTCGTCGAGGCGGGTGCGGGTATCGAGTGTGCCTCCGCGGGCGAGGTCGAGCGCGCGCTCTCGGCGGGGGCTCCCCCCGAACGCGTGCAGTACACCGCCGTCAACCCTCCCGCTGACGACCTCGATTACGCGGTCAGGACTGCCCGCGAGCACCCCGAGCTGACGATCACCGCCGGAGCCCGGGACACGATCGACCGCCTCGCCGAGCGCGGGTTCTCGGGCCGGCTCTGCCTCCGCGTCAACCCCGGCGTCGGCGCGGGCCACCACGAGAAGGTCTCGACGGGAGCCAACGCGAAGTTCGGCGTCCCCATCGAGCGCGCGCCCGAACTGCTGGCGGAGGCTGACGAGCGCGGCTTCGACGTCGTCGGGATCCACGCCCACGCCGGCAGCGGCATCAGCGGCGAGGACCTCGCGGCCCACCGCGAGCTCGTCTCGCGGATGGGCGAGCTCGCTCGCGAAACGGCTCCCGATCTGGAGTTCGTCGATATCGGCGGCGGGTTCGGCGTGCCCTACCGCGAGGACGAGGAGCCCCTCGACCTGGCGGCGGTGGCCGACGCGACCCGCGAGGCGCTCGGCGAGGTCGACGCGACCCTCGTCGTCGAGCCCGGACGCTACCTCGTCGCGGACGCGGGCGTCCTGCTGACGCGGGTGAACACGGTCAAACCCGCCGGCGACGAGCGGGTCGTCGGGGTCGACGCCGGGATGACGCATCTCGCGCGGCCGGCGATGTACGACGCACACCACGCGATCCGATCGCTCGCCGACACGGGAGATCGCGGGATCGTCGAGGCGACCGTGACCGGCCCGATCTGCGAGAGCGGGGACGTCTTCGGGAGCTACGCGCTGCCCAACCCCGCCCGCGGCGACCTGCTGGCGATCGGCAACGCGGGGGCCTACGGGTACGAGATGGCGAGCCAGTACAACAGCCGCCCGCGGCCCGCAACGGTCGTCCTCGACGGCGAGGAGAGCGCGGTGGATCGCCGACGTGAGACGATCGAGGACGTGATGCGGCTCGACCGGGGGGCGCCATGGCTGTAG
- a CDS encoding 2,3,4,5-tetrahydropyridine-2,6-dicarboxylate N-succinyltransferase codes for MSLETEISKLWERYAADEIDADSATTDHLDTLDAFLAALESGEVRSAEKRAGEWESNEWVKRGILLNFGLRETHPRSYGDVTYHDVLPLRDTADLGERGTRNTPDGTAIRRGAYVGSDCIMMSPSFVNAGAYVGDGTLIDSCDTVGSCAQIGENVKLGANTLIGGVLEPVEDAPVIVEDGVSLGAGCRVTSGFVVGEGSIVGENTLLTPRIPVYDLVEEEVLYGELPPERRAFTRYVESSLGDHDLFEGGAYKPAVVALDVEDQTLDATRREEALRE; via the coding sequence ATGAGCCTCGAAACCGAGATCTCGAAGCTGTGGGAACGGTACGCCGCCGACGAGATCGACGCCGATAGCGCGACGACCGACCACCTCGACACGCTCGACGCCTTCCTCGCGGCCCTCGAGAGCGGCGAGGTCCGGTCCGCAGAGAAGCGTGCGGGCGAGTGGGAGTCGAACGAGTGGGTCAAGCGCGGCATCCTGCTCAACTTCGGGCTGCGCGAGACCCACCCGCGGAGCTACGGCGACGTCACCTACCACGACGTGCTGCCGCTTCGCGACACCGCCGACCTGGGCGAGCGGGGCACCCGAAACACACCGGATGGAACGGCGATCCGCCGGGGCGCCTACGTCGGCTCGGACTGCATCATGATGAGCCCGAGCTTCGTCAACGCCGGCGCGTACGTCGGCGACGGCACGCTGATCGACTCCTGTGACACCGTCGGCTCCTGTGCCCAGATCGGCGAGAACGTCAAGCTCGGCGCGAACACCCTCATCGGGGGCGTTCTCGAACCCGTCGAGGACGCGCCCGTGATCGTCGAGGACGGCGTCTCGCTGGGTGCGGGCTGTCGCGTCACCAGCGGGTTCGTCGTCGGCGAGGGCTCGATCGTCGGCGAGAACACGCTGCTCACCCCCCGGATCCCGGTCTACGACCTCGTCGAGGAGGAGGTGCTCTACGGCGAGCTCCCGCCCGAGCGCCGGGCCTTCACCCGCTACGTCGAGTCCTCGTTGGGCGATCACGACCTGTTCGAGGGCGGGGCGTACAAGCCCGCGGTCGTCGCGCTCGACGTCGAGGACCAGACCCTCGACGCCACCCGGCGGGAAGAGGCGCTTCGGGAATGA
- the dapB gene encoding 4-hydroxy-tetrahydrodipicolinate reductase, giving the protein MRVAVTGATGRMGREVVEAAREADHEVVAVSHSATGEIGGVELEPASEFATLLSEREPDAVIDFTLPDPSVSYVRDCAEAGVPAVVGTTGFSAAQGEELREASEETPVLQAANFARGVQGLLSAVREAVAALPEYDVELTETHHNGKRDAPSGTANRVLDAIDETRGESPRVHGREGEAPREEGEIGVHARRAGDISGAHEVLLAGNHEELRLTHRAGSRGVFAAGAVDAAEWLAGRSPGWYDFSDTLPDSQS; this is encoded by the coding sequence ATGAGGGTCGCGGTGACCGGCGCGACGGGCCGGATGGGCCGGGAGGTCGTCGAGGCCGCCCGCGAGGCGGACCACGAGGTCGTCGCGGTGAGCCACAGCGCGACCGGCGAGATCGGCGGGGTCGAACTCGAGCCGGCGAGCGAGTTCGCGACGCTGCTTTCCGAACGCGAGCCCGACGCCGTCATCGACTTCACGCTGCCCGACCCGAGCGTCTCGTACGTACGCGACTGTGCGGAGGCCGGTGTTCCAGCAGTCGTCGGTACGACCGGGTTCTCGGCGGCCCAAGGGGAGGAGCTTCGCGAGGCGAGCGAGGAGACCCCGGTCCTGCAGGCGGCGAACTTCGCCCGCGGGGTCCAGGGGCTGTTGAGCGCCGTCCGCGAGGCCGTCGCCGCGTTGCCCGAGTACGACGTCGAGCTCACCGAGACCCACCACAACGGCAAGCGCGACGCCCCCAGCGGCACCGCGAACCGGGTGCTCGACGCGATCGACGAAACTCGGGGCGAATCCCCCCGCGTCCACGGCCGCGAGGGCGAGGCCCCGCGGGAGGAGGGCGAGATCGGCGTCCACGCCCGCCGCGCGGGCGACATCAGCGGGGCGCACGAGGTGCTGCTCGCGGGCAACCACGAGGAGCTCCGGCTAACCCACCGCGCGGGCAGCCGCGGCGTGTTCGCCGCGGGCGCGGTCGACGCCGCCGAGTGGCTCGCGGGGCGCTCGCCGGGATGGTACGACTTTTCCGACACCCTGCCCGATAGCCAGTCATGA
- the dapA gene encoding 4-hydroxy-tetrahydrodipicolinate synthase, with protein MTAHEPYSGVLPAMVTPFHDDGSIDFDSLAADAQRLERAGVDGLVPVGSTGESATLTHDEHVQVVETVSGAVEDVSVIAGSGSNNTAEALELSERSAEAGADGLLLISPYYNRPEPEGMEHHYREIADAVDLPQVIYNVPGRTGRDIAVETAVSLADHENVVGYKAASGDLGRISEVVERTRDAAFSVLSGDDGMTLPTLSVGGTGAISVVANVEPERTCAMAGAALAGDYERARALHHELGPLMRALFAESNPIPVKEAMAIRGHCEPHLRSPLSRASEGVREELEGLLDELDSSPAVEVGVEA; from the coding sequence ATGACGGCACACGAACCCTACAGCGGCGTCCTCCCGGCGATGGTGACGCCCTTCCACGACGACGGCAGCATCGACTTCGACTCCCTCGCGGCCGACGCCCAGCGCCTCGAACGCGCGGGCGTCGACGGCCTCGTCCCGGTCGGCTCCACAGGTGAAAGCGCGACCCTGACCCACGACGAACACGTCCAGGTCGTCGAAACCGTAAGCGGCGCGGTCGAGGACGTCTCCGTGATCGCCGGCAGCGGGTCGAACAACACCGCCGAGGCCCTGGAGCTCTCCGAGCGCTCGGCGGAGGCCGGCGCCGACGGCCTGCTGCTGATCTCGCCGTATTACAACCGCCCCGAGCCCGAGGGGATGGAGCACCACTACCGTGAGATCGCAGACGCGGTCGACCTGCCCCAGGTCATCTACAACGTCCCCGGGCGCACGGGCCGGGACATCGCGGTCGAGACCGCCGTCTCGCTCGCCGATCACGAGAACGTCGTCGGCTACAAGGCCGCGAGCGGCGACCTCGGACGGATCAGCGAGGTCGTCGAGCGCACCCGCGACGCGGCGTTCAGCGTGCTCTCGGGCGACGACGGCATGACGCTTCCCACGCTGTCGGTCGGCGGGACCGGCGCGATCAGCGTCGTCGCGAACGTCGAGCCCGAGCGGACCTGCGCGATGGCCGGCGCGGCGCTGGCGGGCGACTACGAGCGCGCCCGGGCGCTGCACCACGAGCTCGGCCCGCTGATGCGGGCGCTGTTCGCGGAATCGAACCCCATCCCCGTGAAGGAGGCGATGGCGATCCGCGGTCACTGCGAGCCCCACCTGCGCTCGCCGCTCTCGCGGGCCTCCGAGGGGGTTCGCGAGGAGCTCGAGGGACTGCTCGACGAGCTCGACTCGTCGCCGGCCGTCGAGGTCGGGGTCGAGGCATGA